Proteins co-encoded in one Erwinia sp. genomic window:
- the mfd gene encoding Transcription-repair-coupling factor (ID:JIFNMEKO_01094;~source:Prodigal:2.6) → MSENSRYSLPVKPGDLRQLGQLVGAAFALECAEIAGRHPGLVVLVTPDMQSALRLHEEIKQFTTQPVHHLADWETLPFDNFSPHQEIISLRLSALYQLPNLNEGLLIIPVNTLMQRVCPHDFLHNHALIMHKGQHLSRDALRLQLEQAGYRHVDQVMEHGEYATRGALLDLFPMGSERPYRLDFFDDELDSLRLFDVDNQRTLEEVEMINLLPAHEFPNDKVAIERFRTQWREHFDVRREAEHIYQQVSKGTLPAGIEYWQPLFFEQAMPSLFSYFPQQSLFVSYGETGSSASRFWQDIQARYESRRIDPMRPLLPPSTLWINHEELQQQLKQWPRIQLSSEHLPEKAANTNLGYHSLPDLAVQAQAKVPLASLQQFLSECYGNVIFSAESEGRREALQELLSRIKLHLKIISALPAPEQTGCYVMTGASEKGFIDTTRKWVLICESDLLGERVAPRRHDSRKTINPDLLIRNLAELHPGQPVVHLEHGVGRYQGMTTLETGGITAEYLMLNYANEAKLYVPVSSLHLISRYAGGADENAPLHKLGSDAWVRARQKAAEKVRDVAAELLDIYAQRAAKAGFAFRHNKDEYRHFCDSFPFQTTPDQDQAINAVLSDMCQPLAMDRLVCGDVGFGKTEVAMRAAFLAVENHKQVAVLVPTTLLAQQHFDNFRDRFANWPIRIEMLSRFRTPKEQTQILQAASEGKIDILIGTHKLLSSDLQWRDLGLLIVDEEHRFGVRHKERIKAMRADVDILTLTATPIPRTLNMAMSGMRDLSIIATPPARRLAVKTFVRQYDDIVVREAILREILRGGQVYYLYNDVENIAKAAQRLTELVPEARIAIGHGQMRERDLEGVMNDFHHQRFNVLVCTTIIETGIDIPSANTILIERADHFGLAQLHQLRGRVGRSHHQAYAWLLTPPPKAMTQDARKRLEAIASLEDLGAGFALATHDLEIRGAGELLGEDQSGQMETIGFSLYMELLENAVDALKAGREPSLEDLFQSQTDVELRMPALLPDDYIPDVNTRLLFYKRIASAQHAEELSALRVELVDRFGILPDAARQLLDITALRQLASHTGIVKIEASEKGGFIEFAANNRVDPLWLIGLIQKDPQHWRLDGPNRLKIIRDLSERKLRLQCVSEFLHLMQDHLIATTDAA, encoded by the coding sequence ATGTCTGAAAACAGTCGCTATTCCCTGCCCGTGAAGCCCGGAGATCTTCGTCAGCTAGGGCAACTGGTAGGTGCTGCCTTCGCACTTGAGTGTGCTGAAATTGCCGGACGTCATCCCGGATTGGTGGTGCTTGTTACCCCTGATATGCAAAGCGCGCTTCGTCTTCATGAAGAAATTAAACAATTTACTACGCAACCTGTACATCATCTGGCTGACTGGGAAACACTACCTTTCGATAATTTTTCTCCCCATCAGGAAATTATCTCCCTACGTTTGTCAGCCCTCTACCAGTTGCCCAATCTGAATGAAGGTTTACTGATTATCCCGGTTAACACCCTGATGCAACGGGTCTGTCCGCATGATTTCCTGCATAATCATGCCTTAATCATGCACAAGGGGCAGCACCTTTCGCGCGATGCTTTGCGTTTGCAGCTTGAGCAGGCTGGTTATCGCCATGTCGATCAAGTGATGGAGCATGGCGAATACGCGACACGTGGTGCACTACTCGACCTGTTCCCGATGGGCAGTGAACGTCCCTATCGTCTTGATTTTTTTGACGACGAACTCGATAGCCTGCGGCTGTTCGATGTGGATAATCAACGAACACTTGAAGAAGTAGAGATGATCAATCTACTTCCCGCGCATGAATTCCCTAATGATAAAGTCGCGATTGAACGTTTTCGTACTCAGTGGCGGGAACATTTCGATGTCCGTCGGGAAGCGGAACATATCTATCAGCAAGTCAGTAAAGGCACCCTTCCGGCAGGTATTGAATACTGGCAGCCTCTCTTTTTCGAACAGGCAATGCCGTCACTGTTCAGTTATTTTCCGCAACAGAGTTTATTTGTTTCTTATGGTGAAACAGGTAGCAGCGCGTCACGTTTTTGGCAGGATATTCAGGCTCGCTACGAAAGCCGCCGTATTGATCCTATGCGTCCGCTATTGCCTCCTTCAACTCTGTGGATCAATCACGAAGAGTTACAGCAACAGTTAAAACAGTGGCCACGGATTCAGCTCAGCAGTGAACACCTGCCTGAGAAAGCAGCCAATACCAATCTGGGCTATCACTCACTTCCCGACCTGGCGGTTCAGGCTCAGGCTAAAGTTCCTCTCGCTTCACTCCAGCAGTTTCTCAGTGAATGTTATGGTAACGTGATTTTCTCAGCAGAAAGTGAAGGCCGCCGTGAAGCACTGCAAGAGTTATTGTCGCGGATAAAACTTCATCTGAAAATAATCAGCGCATTACCCGCGCCAGAGCAAACCGGCTGTTACGTGATGACCGGTGCCAGTGAAAAAGGTTTTATCGATACCACACGCAAATGGGTATTGATATGTGAAAGTGATCTGCTTGGGGAACGTGTTGCACCCCGTCGCCATGACAGTCGCAAAACCATCAATCCTGATCTGCTGATCCGTAATCTCGCAGAGCTACACCCCGGACAACCAGTGGTTCACCTCGAACACGGTGTCGGCCGTTATCAGGGGATGACGACCCTTGAAACCGGGGGAATTACAGCTGAGTATTTAATGCTCAATTATGCTAATGAAGCAAAGCTATACGTCCCCGTCTCTTCATTACATCTGATCAGTCGCTATGCTGGTGGTGCTGATGAGAATGCACCGTTGCATAAATTAGGTAGTGATGCGTGGGTACGAGCACGACAGAAAGCTGCGGAGAAAGTGCGCGATGTCGCCGCAGAGTTACTGGATATCTATGCACAGCGGGCTGCGAAAGCCGGTTTTGCTTTTCGCCATAATAAAGATGAGTACCGTCACTTTTGCGACAGTTTTCCTTTTCAGACCACCCCAGACCAGGATCAGGCGATTAATGCGGTCCTGAGCGATATGTGTCAGCCCTTAGCCATGGATCGACTTGTCTGCGGCGATGTTGGATTCGGTAAAACGGAAGTCGCGATGCGGGCCGCGTTCCTGGCCGTAGAGAATCATAAACAAGTTGCTGTGCTGGTACCAACCACCTTACTGGCCCAGCAACACTTTGATAACTTTCGTGATCGCTTCGCTAACTGGCCGATCAGAATTGAGATGCTTTCTCGCTTTCGTACACCAAAAGAGCAAACACAAATTCTCCAGGCTGCCAGTGAAGGAAAAATAGATATCCTGATAGGAACGCATAAGCTCTTAAGTAGCGATCTGCAGTGGCGTGATCTGGGACTACTGATTGTCGACGAGGAACATCGCTTCGGAGTTCGGCATAAAGAGCGCATCAAAGCGATGCGCGCTGATGTGGATATCCTTACTCTGACGGCAACCCCTATCCCACGGACACTCAACATGGCCATGAGTGGAATGCGCGATCTGTCGATTATCGCCACACCACCAGCACGTCGCCTGGCGGTGAAAACCTTCGTCCGGCAATACGATGATATCGTGGTACGTGAGGCGATCCTGCGCGAGATCCTGCGCGGAGGACAGGTTTATTATCTTTACAACGATGTTGAAAATATTGCTAAGGCTGCGCAACGCCTGACTGAACTGGTGCCTGAGGCGCGTATTGCCATTGGACATGGTCAAATGCGTGAACGTGATCTTGAAGGGGTAATGAATGATTTCCACCATCAACGCTTTAACGTACTGGTGTGTACTACCATCATTGAAACCGGAATTGATATTCCCAGTGCGAACACCATTCTCATTGAACGAGCTGATCATTTCGGACTCGCACAATTACACCAGCTTCGGGGGCGTGTAGGGCGTTCTCATCATCAGGCTTATGCCTGGTTATTGACCCCTCCACCTAAAGCAATGACACAGGATGCCCGTAAACGTCTCGAAGCCATCGCATCACTTGAGGATCTGGGGGCAGGTTTTGCACTCGCAACACATGATCTTGAGATTCGTGGTGCCGGTGAACTGCTCGGAGAAGACCAAAGCGGTCAGATGGAAACCATCGGTTTCTCGTTGTATATGGAGTTGCTGGAAAATGCAGTTGATGCATTAAAAGCCGGACGTGAACCCTCGCTGGAAGACCTGTTCCAAAGCCAGACTGATGTCGAATTACGTATGCCCGCTTTACTCCCGGATGACTATATCCCGGATGTGAATACCCGCCTGTTATTCTATAAACGTATTGCCAGCGCACAGCATGCAGAAGAACTCAGTGCGTTACGGGTTGAGCTGGTTGACCGTTTCGGCATATTACCCGATGCCGCACGTCAGTTATTAGATATCACCGCCTTGCGGCAACTTGCCAGCCACACGGGTATTGTTAAAATTGAAGCCAGTGAAAAAGGTGGATTTATCGAATTCGCTGCGAACAACCGGGTTGATCCTCTCTGGCTGATTGGTCTTATTCAGAAAGATCCTCAGCACTGGCGGCTGGACGGCCCTAACCGGTTGAAAATCATTCGCGATTTGAGTGAGCGAAAATTGCGTCTGCAGTGCGTCAGTGAGTTCCTGCATCTGATGCAAGACCATCTTATCGCCACGACCGACGCTGCCTGA
- a CDS encoding hypothetical protein (ID:JIFNMEKO_01095;~source:Prodigal:2.6) has product MTPMYSKGSVVRHQSGAIEGVVVNVLLYSDQPVGYYVNWQDGNHSYHQENVLSWANFTLAALLAGKQTLK; this is encoded by the coding sequence ATGACGCCAATGTACAGTAAGGGTTCTGTTGTCCGACACCAGAGTGGTGCCATCGAAGGTGTGGTGGTCAATGTTCTGCTATACAGCGATCAACCTGTCGGTTATTACGTCAACTGGCAGGATGGCAACCACAGTTACCATCAGGAAAATGTATTAAGCTGGGCGAATTTCACCCTGGCGGCGCTGCTTGCGGGTAAACAAACGCTAAAATAG